From the genome of Aspergillus oryzae RIB40 DNA, chromosome 4:
GTAGCTCAAGGAGTCTCCCTCTATCAGCTCATGGCGCGTTTAGGTCTGCTAGATGGACCCGAACGAGACGATAGCGTCACAGTGTTGAAGCGTGGTGTTATAGAAGCGGCCAAAACCCTGGCCAAACTGCATTCTTACGCCGTCCAAGGACGCTCGAGTGAGGGATATCTCGAATGGTACTACGACGCAGCGCCAGGACGGGTCAATCGGCTGCGTTCCCATGCCGGCATATTACTTGAACACACTGGGATTGATGTGGATAAGCTCGACGAGAAGGTTCATACACTCATTGCTCAGTCACGGCAGGAGATATATCGTCATCCACAAGCAGCAGTAGTGCATGGTGATGCCCATCCCGggaacttcttctttgacccGAGATCCGGTCGGACCACCGTCATCGACGTGACTACATTACACTGCTCGCTTGATGAGAACGGCAATCCCGCTGGCACACCTGAGAGAGATGTAGGACATTTTCTTCATATGCTGCGCCGCACGGGGGAACAGTTGAAtatgagagagaaggagatggacGAGTGCTCCAGGGCATTTCTGACAGCGTATAAAGGCACTGCGGCCGGAAAGTTGGGTATACATACTCTTCGACTATTGGGTGTATGTTCTGCTCTGTCTTTTGTTGGACATGCACTCCAAGGTCCATCTATTGATGGACAGATCCTGAAACAACAGGCGAAGATATTGGATGATATGTTTTGTCTCGACCAGTCTGGGCTCCTTGGTTGAGTCTGTCCAAGTGCATACAATTGTCCATCCTGGCCCAGGCATAAATTACCTAGATTCTGATAGATCAGTAACTAATGTGTATTTATTATCAATGGATATCCACCTCAGCTCGGCAATGAACAGATCCACTTCTCAGCTGAACTGCCGTGTTAAATTACCGGACGTGTATGGTACAATACCACCCCTTACCATAACAATGTTGGTGGATGGACCCGCTTTACTAGgactagtacggagtagatctGCACCAGagataatattaattaaatagTAAACGACAACTTCATTCCTTACTTATCCTATGTATTCGTCGACATTTCAACCCAGTCGACAATCCTGCGGATGATAGGGCGGTCCTGAATATGGACATCCTTCCAAACTCACGGCAGCTAGCCGTCCTCCGCATAAGCTATCCCATCGTCATTTTGGTCGCTTTCTTCGTTGCATTCATCGCGCATTCAATACTCATTGCTAGGTCCACCACGAAAAATGGCACCACGCCACTGGGACCTGGTGGGAAACCGCTGCCGAAGCGATTACGAAGTACGATGAACAATCTCCGAAACGCGCAACGGAATGTATCTCGGCGGATGAAGCTTGCTTTTGCCTGGTTGGCAGTTGGGGTCCTGTTAACGTATGTTGCCGACGGGGTGATTCATATAATGCATGTGTTGGTGGCCAAGTCAGAGAAGTGGTGGTGTGGACAGGCGGTTGTGGTATGTTGATTTTTCCTCATTCGCAGAATACCAGCTGAGGAGTAGGTAGATCTACGTCGTGGGATCGTTTTTCTCCCATGCGGTTATCTTGGTGGCACTCCTCGAGGCCTCCCCTGCGCCGACCATTGCGCATTTTATACCATGGATCACAGCGCTTCCGTTCGAGTTGGTGATTCTGGCGGGGACCCTGTCTGTATATACAACCGTGCATCATGAGCCGGTGATTGGAAACCCGTACGGTGGAGGACCTCGACGGGAGGGAATGACCAAATGGGAGACGATGGAGATAGTCTCCGCGTCTATCCGtctccttttgttctctttgatgGTTGGTCTGTATATGATCAAGTTTGTCCACAAGTCTAACCCCCACGAAACTGTCGAGTTCGGAAGTGCAAGTGAAGTTGCTGGATTACTGAGTGGGTCGAATGAAGGAGATGACTCGGCGCCAGAACCGTGGATTCGGCCGACTACCACACCAGAGACAAGCTGGTGGGAGTACGTCAGCAGctattctctcttcttcccgtATCTATGGCCGGCCAAATCTCGTCGGTTGCAGATAGTGGTTGTCATCTGCTTTCTGTTACTTATCGTGCAGCGTGTTGTCAACGTCCTCGTCCCATACCAGGTGGGAGTCGTCACCGATACGCTCTCCTGGGATAATGGTGAGATACAGATCCCATGGATTCAGATTGCTGTGTATATCTTCTATCGCTGGCTACAAGGAAGTACCGGAATCCTGGACTCGATTCGATCCAATCTGTGGATATCCGTAAGCCAATACTCCTACATGGAGTTGTCCACCGCTGCATTTGAACACGTCCATAGTCTAGGATTGGACTTTCATATGAACAAGAAAATGGGCGAGGTTTTATCTGCTTTGACCAAGGGAAACTCGATCAATACATTCCTAGAACAGGTGACATTCCAAGTTTTGCCGATGATATTCGATATGGCCATTGCCGTGGGATATTTCCTTATCGCATTCGATGCATACTATGCACTCGTCGTGGCCATCGTGACATTCTGCTATGTCTACGTGACTGTCCGTATTGCTCAATGGCGAGCCGAAATGCGGCGGCAGATGGTGAATGCCTCCAGACAGGAAGATGCTGTGAAGTATATCCTTCCTTCCTTATCTCTTCGGTATAGAACTAACCCCCATACAGAAACGACTCGCTCATGTCCTACGAAACGGTCAAGTACTTCAACGCAGAAGACTACGAATTCGACCGATACAGAAACACCGTATCTAACTTTCAAAGCGCCGAATGGCATTCCCTCTACGCCCAGAACCTCATGAACATCTCGCAAAACACCGTCTTCATACTAGGTCTGCTTATCACTTGTTTCATCGCCGCATATCAAGTCTCCACCGGCCAGCGTCCCGTTGGCCAGTTCGTTACTCTCCTCACCTACATGGCGCAGCTGCAAACCCCTCTCACCTTCTTCGGTACATTTTTCCGATATATCCAGTCCGCCATGATCAATGCAGAACGTCTCCTTGAATTATTCCGGCAACAGCCCTCCGTGCAGGACGAGCCATTTGCGGTCCCGTTGGAGAATTGCAACGGCAGCATCACCTTCCAGGACGTCTCATTCTCATACAACTCCAAACCAGCCCTCCAGAACCTGTCATTCCACTGCAAGCccgcaacaacaacagccttAGTCGGTGAATCAGGTGGTGGTAAATCTACCATCTTCCGTCTACTCTTCCGCTTCTACAATGCCGGCGGGCGTATCCTCGTCGACGGCCACGATGTTCAAGATATCACTATCGCCTCACTGAGAAAGCATATCGGCATTGTCCCCCAAGATACCGTTCTCTTCAACGAAACACTTATGTACAACCTCAAATACGCCAACCAAGCGGCCACGGACGAAGATGTCTACAACGCCTGCAAGGCAGCCTGTATCCATGATAAAATCCTCGCCTTTCCCGAGGGCTACGAGACCAAAGTAGGCGACAGGGGTTTACGCCTAAGCGGGGGCGAGAAACAGCGCATCGCAATTGCGCAGACTATATTAAAGAATCCTCGGATCATCATGCTTGACGAGGCTACTGCCGCACTGGATTCCGAAACAGAGGAACATATCCAGGAGGCATTGGCTGCGTTGTCGCGTGGACGGACGATGTTGATCATCGCACATCGACTGAGTACGATTGCCACTGCTGATAATATCTTGGTCTTGAATGAGGGGCAGATTGTGGAGAGTGGGACGCATCAGGAACTGTTGGCAAAGAATGGGAAGTATACCTCTATGTGGAACAAGCAGATAAAGGCGCAGAAGGCTGCTGATTAAAGACTAATGTGTATAACTATTATAATACTACAAGCCATTTATTTTGGTTATAGGTAATGAACACTGTTCCCGAGTTGTATACGTTACCAGAACAAACCAACTCTGCATACTCTAAACTACTTGAATAAAGCAAATAAATGCAAACTAAAGGAACCTCTTCATTTACTATGTCAAGCGTAACACTAAAGTTTCCGGTCGGCGCTCCGAAATATCAGGAGCAATCTTATCGTATTTCTACATGCAGCCCCTCAATTCTTGATCAACATGGGATACTACCGTGGAAGACCTATATCAAAACAGGCGTAGTATAAATATCAATGCAAGCGTTTTCCACAAAGTTCGTCCAGCCAGGAAACAACGCCCGAGGAATGATAGAGATCCTATCCCCAGGTTCAAGATTTTGAACCAACCGCAGGTCCTGATCACTGCGGTATATAATCTCATGGCACATGGTGTCCTCGCTTGCGTGCACATTGGTCTCCAGCCGCAAGTTCGCATCCTTGGAGATGTCATCTCTTCCCGCCGGTCTAGTGATCTTAAGATCAAACCATGTCCAAGAGTTGTTAAAGGAGCTATGTTCCTGAGGATAACTAATCCACCCCTGGTCATGGCTCCAGATTGTGACTCCAATCTTTTTCACGGGGTACAGCTCGCCTTGAAACGGCGCAGATGTCAAATATGGTGGTTGCCCGTGGCAGTCACTCTCCGCATACTGCATTTCGTCCGCCCTAGAGATCTGGGGTAGCAGCCAATATTCGGCGTACTCTAACATTTACAGGACAAGGTCGGACGGGAACCATCGTTTCAGAATATTGAAAACTGAAATAGCATAATCCGAATGGCGTGGGTAGTGCACTGTTTGCTTCTCATCGATGGAGACTGCCATGACTCCGAGTGATGTTCATATCTAGAGAGGAACAGACCAAGAGAGGCTAACGATATTCCGCCAGCTAGGAGAGGAGCTTATCCTCGGTATTGAGGCCCCTGAACTGTGGTTTTGCGTTTGACTGACAGTCTGAAAGACAAGTTGTCTGTATAACCATGTCACCTGACCAAGGTGAGCACATGCCCCGCACTTGCCCTTCACTACCCTGCTACCTCAGGCAGACATATACCCTCAAATACGAGGCACACTATCCTCCTGTACAATGACAGGAGTTAGCAAGGCTAGAAAATAGCTTGACAATTCACTATAGAGTATAAAAGGTTCACTGTGATGTTATCGCGATTCCATAAATGTAGAGCATCCTAACTTGAGAGTTGGAATGATATCTTGCCtgaacaatatatatctagttagCTTACCTGAACTCACACTGCTAACATATAATTTTCCGTTGAGTAGCCAAGTTCAAAAACCAAATCTGAATAAGCTTACCATGATCTTGATAATTTCGAACCCGCACTGTCGCTTTATTTATGTTGTGAGACAATCAGCCAGGTAGATCTCGAGTTCTTACCTCATGTAGCGCAGATATGCAATGAGAATATTAAACACTACACTAGAGATGCCTTGATTATAGGTTAGCAGTGAACCACGTTGGATGTAAAGTATTTGTTGATATTTGACCAAACTAATCCGTAGTTTAGAAGTATACTCGGCACAATATGTATTATAGAAACCTTATCAGAAGCAGCTATGAAACGATTCAATGGTCGTTGCTAGCTCACTATGCAAATGCCGGGTTAACATGCGGAGGCTGAGCACGTCTTATAGCCACCTCCTGGCATGATTCTTGGCCTGCATTAGACTACCGCACCTACCATGTTTCGTCTGAATCGTAGAGATATCTCGATTCTGCAAGTGGCCGGATGACGCGACTCTGATCGGCGGTCACGTAATGAGCCGTAACTGACATCTTCTGTATGAATGTATATAATCTTCTGCGATGCAATGACCTGCCTCTCGAGCCATCGACACAATGGGCTCTTCATCCCGTCCATGGTACCGTATTCGGTGGTTCGCTGACGAGGACACACCTGAGGAACGACGACTGATCGTGAAACTTgacctcctcatcgtccCTTATGCCTTCCTAGCTTACTGGGTGAAATATATCGACCAGGCTAACATCAGTGGGTTTTTCGTTCTCCTGACTGTGTCACTCGTAGATTAATGGTTTTAGATAATGCCTACGTCTCTGGAGTTAAAGAGGACCTCAACCTGCAGGGCAATGATTTGGTTCAGCTGCAAACCATGTACACTGTTGGGGCCGTCGTGGGGCAGATACCTTTTGTCTACCTATTTACTAAACTGCCCATTTCCTGGTTGA
Proteins encoded in this window:
- a CDS encoding uncharacterized protein (heavy metal exporter HMT1, ABC superfamily); translation: MDILPNSRQLAVLRISYPIVILVAFFVAFIAHSILIARSTTKNGTTPLGPGGKPLPKRLRSTMNNLRNAQRNVSRRMKLAFAWLAVGVLLTYVADGVIHIMHVLVAKSEKWWCGQAVVIYVVGSFFSHAVILVALLEASPAPTIAHFIPWITALPFELVILAGTLSVYTTVHHEPVIGNPYGGGPRREGMTKWETMEIVSASIRLLLFSLMVGLYMIKFVHKSNPHETVEFGSASEVAGLLSGSNEGDDSAPEPWIRPTTTPETSWWEYVSSYSLFFPYLWPAKSRRLQIVVVICFLLLIVQRVVNVLVPYQVGVVTDTLSWDNGEIQIPWIQIAVYIFYRWLQGSTGILDSIRSNLWISVSQYSYMELSTAAFEHVHSLGLDFHMNKKMGEVLSALTKGNSINTFLEQVTFQVLPMIFDMAIAVGYFLIAFDAYYALVVAIVTFCYVYVTVRIAQWRAEMRRQMVNASRQEDAVKNDSLMSYETVKYFNAEDYEFDRYRNTVSNFQSAEWHSLYAQNLMNISQNTVFILGLLITCFIAAYQVSTGQRPVGQFVTLLTYMAQLQTPLTFFGTFFRYIQSAMINAERLLELFRQQPSVQDEPFAVPLENCNGSITFQDVSFSYNSKPALQNLSFHCKPATTTALVGESGGGKSTIFRLLFRFYNAGGRILVDGHDVQDITIASLRKHIGIVPQDTVLFNETLMYNLKYANQAATDEDVYNACKAACIHDKILAFPEGYETKVGDRGLRLSGGEKQRIAIAQTILKNPRIIMLDEATAALDSETEEHIQEALAALSRGRTMLIIAHRLSTIATADNILVLNEGQIVESGTHQELLAKNGKYTSMWNKQIKAQKAAD
- a CDS encoding uncharacterized protein (predicted protein), which translates into the protein MQYAESDCHGQPPYLTSAPFQGELYPVKKIGVTIWSHDQGWISYPQEHSSFNNSWTWFDLKITRPAGRDDISKDANLRLETNVHASEDTMCHEIIYRSDQDLRLVQNLEPGDRISIIPRALFPGWTNFVENACIDIYTTPVLI